From the genome of Sulfurovum sp. NBC37-1, one region includes:
- a CDS encoding DUF4145 domain-containing protein: MHEPSTKETAFDCPHCGAYTTQYWHNTYVKFIRGESGTPVIPSPDFEDKIKEIADIDKEQKQKLIEHFRRIRSKVLFTDETTDYGDKPQLHNLFVSQCYNCKKWAVWVNEDIIYPPKKFGVQPNQDLPEAILSVVEEARSILDASPKGAAALLRLAIQMLCKHLGESGENLNEDIAALVSAGLNPIVQKSLDVVRVIGNESVHPGSIDLNDDKNTAVRLFDLVNIIADQMITQPKHVEELYEKLPESKRKAIDRRDRKGT, encoded by the coding sequence TGGCACAATACTTATGTAAAATTCATAAGAGGTGAATCAGGGACGCCTGTAATCCCATCACCTGATTTTGAAGATAAGATTAAAGAGATAGCAGATATTGATAAAGAGCAAAAACAGAAACTAATTGAACACTTCCGAAGAATTCGATCAAAAGTGCTTTTTACAGATGAAACAACTGATTACGGTGATAAGCCGCAACTTCACAATCTATTTGTAAGCCAATGCTACAACTGTAAGAAATGGGCAGTATGGGTAAATGAGGATATTATTTACCCTCCTAAGAAATTTGGTGTTCAACCTAATCAGGATTTGCCAGAGGCGATTTTATCGGTTGTCGAAGAAGCAAGAAGTATTCTCGATGCATCACCAAAAGGTGCGGCTGCTTTGTTGAGATTGGCCATTCAGATGCTTTGCAAGCATCTTGGAGAATCAGGTGAGAATTTAAATGAAGATATTGCAGCCCTTGTTTCTGCAGGTCTTAATCCAATAGTCCAAAAATCACTAGATGTAGTTCGCGTCATCGGAAATGAATCCGTTCACCCTGGTTCTATAGACCTAAATGACGACAAAAATACAGCAGTTAGACTTTTTGACTTGGTAAACATTATTGCGGACCAAATGATTACTCAACCAAAGCACGTAGAAGAGTTATACGAAAAATTGCCTGAATCAAAAAGAAAGGCCATAGATAGGCGTGATAGAAAAGGCACCTAA